aattaaacttgGCGACATTTGATTAATCTTGTTAATATTtatacaaaataataataaaaacctagccgccgccgcctactcGCCATCGTCGGTGAGGTGTCGCGgcgtcgtcttcctcttcgTTGGTGCTGTCGAGGACGAACACGTTGTCACGGCAGATCGCCTTCTCGTtctcgacctcctccttcgCGGCCTTAGCCTCACTCCAGGCCATGATCTCGGCCTCCGTCATGgtgaggccgaggcggcgcgcgcggtcGGTTTGCTCCTCACTGGCGCGCTCTGCCGCGCGCAGGCCCGAGATCTCCCCCAGGTCGTCGTCGCGGCGGAACTCGAGCGCGTGGAGATTGTACTCCGACTCCGGCTTTGGCCTGACAAGCCAGAGGTGGCTGAACGGCGGCGCCCACGGGAGGAGCAGGGCTCGTCCTTGATGAGGCGCAACGTCAGCCCGCGTGCGCGCCACGGAGGAAGTGCGgggggaggagccggaggaggatCCAGCGGAGGTGGCCAGGGCGGCGCCATCCATCTTTTTGGTggcgagagaggagagggggggGGTCGAGAGAGAAGAACGATGAGAGGGAAGAATGGCAAACAACGCCGGGGAGGCGCTACTTTTATAGCCGAGGAATGCGGACCGGTGGGCGGTGTGAACACGGCGAAAATGACGTTGGGAATGCGCGGAGGGAGCGCCGCGTGGCGTCCGACCGACTTTGACCCGCCAGACCTCCATTAATCGCGTTGGGAGCCGAAGAGAAGCCAGTGAGGGCATTAAACAGACGCTGACATGGTAGGCCCGCCGCAATAAGCTTACAGCCGGTGCCCCAGCTCGCCTCCCCGTGGGTTGGGTTCGGCCTAGGGCGCTGTCTATTTTAttgggccgcgccggcgcgAAAAATCAATTGGAGAGGCCTGTTCGGTCGGATTTTTTGTGCCTGCACCTCCCAAACCTGTTTGGAGGCCCTTTAGGGGCCATGACTGGAGATGCACCTAGGGAGCCTGCACCGATAGTCCTCAATCTATGCCGGTGATTTCAAACCAACGCATGGACAGCGGGCGCGAGCTCGGAGAAGGAGCGACTGCTAATCCATTTGTCGGCCTTGAACTTAGTTTTTGCACTATTCCTGATCATTGTGACTGTACATTCAAAGAATAGGGATTGCTCCTGAGCGCTGAAGTTGAGGTCAAGGTCGTGCAGGGCTTAGATGGGTCCGTATTAGCAAGACAGGGCCAACCCATCTGAAGTGTCAGGATCGTACGCGTTGAGGTCCTGAATGCCTAGGCTACCAAGGTGGAGCGGTCGGTAGACGCAACTCCATTTCACGAGGCAGGTGCCATCGTGAGCGGCGTTGCTTGTGTCAGATCTTGTCAATCGCTTTGAGATATTCTTCATCGAGGGCTTGAGCACGATCAACGCGTGAATTGGGAAGGCTGAGAGGACAAACATGATCATCGTGAGGCGATAGGCCATGGACATCATTCGCGCTTTCCACATGGGTAGCCTGTTGGCCACCTTGTCTAACAAGGGGTGTAGTTGAGGCGGTGTGCTGCCGGGGGTGCCAAGATAAGAGGCTGGAAGCAGTGATATCTGGCAGTCGAAGTGGCGGGTCAACTCTAGCACCTCAACGTTATAGTTGATTGCGATTGCATAACTCTTTGAGCAGTTGGTGACCAGGCCCGAGAAGGTTCGACCAAATAGTGTGAGGATCTCCTTTGTGGCGTGCAGGTCATACTGCAATTGGTGGAAGGACATGACCAATTGAAAAGTTTAAGAACAATTGTTAGCCAAAAATCATCTTGCTTAAATGTGTCTTGAATGCACGTTTAACCTTTATTAATCATTTAACCTCGGTTAACCTTAATTAATTTAGGGTTGGTACAAACATAAATGTGTTTGTGATTTGGGAATTCAACCGGATATGTACACGTACTTGTTTTTGAGGAAACACACTTGAGATACTTGTTTGATCCTAGGAGAGTCCGTGAAGCATATGCTGATCCTAGATACTCAACCGGATATGTACACGTACTTGTTTTTGAGAAAACAGTACGGACGCAAATGCCGAGAAACATGCACGTACACTTGAGATGCTTGTTTGATCCTAGGAGAGTCCGTGAAGCATATGCTGATCCTAGATACTTGTCTATATTAGCTTGGAATGGATCGTGTCTTTGCCAGTTCAGAGGACAGTTATAGAGTTTGACTTGGATAATCCAAGCCACAGATCGAAAAAACAGTAATCTGGTTCCATCACAACACTGACGCTGCGTCTAGCACAAGTCGGCATCGTTTCCAACAGCTAACAAATTCGGGTAACTTCTCAACCCTTTCATGTCGCAGTAAGATCTTTATTGCCGTAACTAGGATCTGATATGGGACCGCTATGTATACACAATGTACAATGCCAACGATCATGAATCTAACGTGACAAAGTTCTGTACTTTAGTGATGTCAACAAACTCGTTTACTCCACTTGTCAACAAAAACCTGCAATTTGGGAAGTAAACAAAGTTACCCAATGTATGAAAACAATGAATATTGGGATCAGCTGTGTGGATTATGCACCTGTGAAAAAGATCAGTTGCCATCGATTTGCAGCCACCAGGAATACAAGACTGCATGTTTAGCGCTATATTGGGGTTATGGACACTTTGTCGGATGTGAACCCAGCCCACTTGCCCCAGAGACTCGTCATAAAATTTTGCCCTGTTGCCACAATGTAATGATGAATATTACTTCAACATGTGCACAAATTCATATGTTCCACAGAAgacattattattattaacCCAAATAAAACTGAggatcagaaaaagaaagtatATTCAACATGAAACAGAAGTCCAAAGAGATAGTAATGCGCAAGCAAGCAGGTAGGATGATACCTGTACATGTAGGCGTCGACATCAATTGGATGGTCGTTGCTGTCGACGAGGCATCCCTGATCGACCGAGCAATCCCCACAATCATCAAGCACCCAACCCTCAAGCTTCCCTTCCTGGATGTACTCCTTGAAAGTCTCGACCGCCTGAATCCCCCTTTGTTTAGCGTACTTGGGTTCACCGCCGATGTCCATCCTCAGCAGCACGGCCTCCGCCGGCTCCTCCAGATCCTCAATCAAGCTCCCGACTCCTCCCTCGGACCCCGCCAGCCTCATCCGGACCATCTCGATGACGATCTTGACCACCATGTAggcgccgtcgtcgaggaAGTGGTTCTCCTTGAGCGCGCCGTGGCCCGTGGTCTCCATCATGACGTGCGTCTCCACGCCGTCCTCGTTGAGCTGCGCGCCCTTGTCGATGACGTTGCGGTAGCCGACGCGGTACAGGCAGTGCCGCCCGCCCCTGGCCTCGATGAACCGCGTGAGCCCgtcgccggcgcgcgcgtccGTGACGACCGTCGTGCCCGGGTGCTCGCGGAGGACGATGGCGGAGATGAGCGCGATTAGCCTGTCGCCGTTGATTGCGGCGCCGGTTGAATCGACGACGCCGCTGCGGTCCACGTCGGTGTCGAACACCACGCCCAGGTCGGCGCCGTGCGCCAGGACGGCGCCGCGGGTGAGCGACATGGCCGTGGCGTCCTCCGGGTTGGGCATGTGGTTCGGGAACGTGCCGTCCGGGTCCAGGTGGAGGCTGCCGCTCGTGTCGGCGCCGAGTTTCGCCAGGACGTCGGTCGCGAAGAAGCCGCCGCAGCCGTTGCCAGCGTTGACGGTGACTTTGAAGCCCTCGAGCGGGGTGTCGTAGCTGGTCGGGTGGGCCACGCGCTCCTTGATGATGTCGCGGAGGTGCTCCGCGTACGCGCTCATCAGGTCCACCTGCGGCACGGCCGGCGgcatgttgttgttgttgccgccggccatcttcttcctgGCCGCGTACTTGCGTGCTGCCAGGTCGCAGATGCGTTCCACCTCGTTGGATGTCAGCCCGCCGCGCTTGGTGAAGAACTTGAGGCCGTTGCGGGTGTAGGGGAGATGCGACGCTGTCATCTGCATGCAGGCAACATCTTTAATTTGGGAATTTGGTCAAATCGTGAACTGGGTCGGACCAAAATAGTGTGCAATTGACTGCTGAATTGAACACTTCATTTACCATGATAGAGGCGTCATAGCTGAACTGGGGCAGGATGGTGCTCATGAAGCAGGCCGGCGTGGTGGCGAGGCCCATGTCGAAGACGGCGCACCCGGCGCTGGCGAGCCCGGCGAAGAGCGCCGCGGATAGCCGCGGCCCTGACAGCCGTGGGTCCCGGCCCACCGACACCCGCACCTGCTGCTCCTGGGCCTCCCGCTGGTCGTGCAGCCACTCCCCGAAGCTCTCGCCGATGAGCTCGACGGCCAGCGGCGTGAGGTCCACGGGCCGGCCCTTCTCCCCTTCCAGCGCCACGCCGCGCACGTCCGGCCCGTTCTGCAGCCTCCGGATCACGTCGCCGGCATCCTCGCCGATGCCATCGCCTCCTACTACGGCCacccggctgctgctgcccgtcGACGCCTCTGCTCTTATTCTTATCGCCCGGGCCCGGCGGCATCTGATCCTACTCCTGCTCCAAGGGGAACAGAGCGCGCGGCCGCCCCTCGCCGCGTGCTCGCATGGCTGCAGAGTGGCCGGAGGAGTGGTGAGAGTGGCCATTGGAATGTGCGGCACCACAATGGTGCATGCAAAGATGTGTAGAAATATCTGCAGGAGAGCGTGCGGCAGGCCCTGGTTGCCTGCCGGAGCCGGAAGGATATTTTCAGCATGCATGGCTGGACGTCGGTACGACGACTGCCCGGCCTGGGCGGGCGTGATAGGCCGtgtgcggtggaggcgctgccgTGCTACTTCTGTGATGCTGCGAGCATGCAAGATGCATTATAAATCGGCATGTGTGTGACAAATGGCAGCTAGGCagtccaaaactgaaaacgaCTTTGGGGGTGATTTCAAAATAGACAGGTGAGCAAGGATCTCTTGCACTACTTGGGGACATATGATTTGGAGCATCTGCAAGGCATCCCTTGTATCTCCCCTACATGTCCATTTATCCCCAGCTTGTCTAAAACCCATCCGAGAGCATCCTTTTTTGTCCACGATATGTTTCCATCTTTGATTGCTCCCCTAAATCTGGGGAAGAAATGTGGGCATATATGATGTGGCCTTATGACCGAAGTTAGTCATATACTCCctcgtttctaaatatttgtcgctgttttagtgcaaacttgtactaaaatagcgacaagtatttaggaacgggaGGAATACTTCACAAAACTGACACGATGATGTGTTTTGAATAGGAACGGACACCTTGTGGGGCGTGATCTAGTCCCATGTTAGAAGAAGAGTCGAGGAGAATGTTTACCTCACAGTCAAATGAATATGCTGAAGCAAttttatactctctccgttccataattcttgtcgaaatattacatgtatctagacgcattttagaaatagat
This is a stretch of genomic DNA from Brachypodium distachyon strain Bd21 chromosome 1, Brachypodium_distachyon_v3.0, whole genome shotgun sequence. It encodes these proteins:
- the LOC100828045 gene encoding uncharacterized protein LOC100828045 translates to MHAENILPAPAGNQGLPHALLQIFLHIFACTIVVPHIPMATLTTPPATLQPCEHAARGGRALCSPWSRSRIRCRRARAIRIRAEASTGSSSRVAVVGGDGIGEDAGDVIRRLQNGPDVRGVALEGEKGRPVDLTPLAVELIGESFGEWLHDQREAQEQQVRVSVGRDPRLSGPRLSAALFAGLASAGCAVFDMGLATTPACFMSTILPQFSYDASIMMTASHLPYTRNGLKFFTKRGGLTSNEVERICDLAARKYAARKKMAGGNNNNMPPAVPQVDLMSAYAEHLRDIIKERVAHPTSYDTPLEGFKVTVNAGNGCGGFFATDVLAKLGADTSGSLHLDPDGTFPNHMPNPEDATAMSLTRGAVLAHGADLGVVFDTDVDRSGVVDSTGAAINGDRLIALISAIVLREHPGTTVVTDARAGDGLTRFIEARGGRHCLYRVGYRNVIDKGAQLNEDGVETHVMMETTGHGALKENHFLDDGAYMVVKIVIEMVRMRLAGSEGGVGSLIEDLEEPAEAVLLRMDIGGEPKYAKQRGIQAVETFKEYIQEGKLEGWVLDDCGDCSVDQGCLVDSNDHPIDVDAYMYRAKFYDESLGQVGWVHIRQSVHNPNIALNMQSCIPGGCKSMATDLFHRFLLTSGVNEFVDITKVQNFVTLDS